ATaaagcaaacataaaaattaatatcTTAAAGAAGACTGATACAGGAAAAAGCAGACAGGTTTAGAATGTCCAGGTTTAGAAGACACTTACAGCCCAACAAAAACCTTGAAAGCATCATAGATTCCCCATTGAGCACCAGTAAGAGTTCCAATCATGACAATACGTAGAGGTAGACCACGGGTAAAGAGACCCAATACTCCTATCTTCTTTACGGCCTGAGGACAtagtttttttgttaaaaacaaACGGGGGGTGCACATGGCGGATTAATGACTTGAGGACATATAAGAAAATTGAAGGGGAAGAGAAAGAGATGGTCCAACAAACTACTAAATGCTTACATCACCAACAGTTGCACCCTTCGCATTGTTGAGGAATGAGACAAGATTGTCAGCAGGATGGGATACAATAGCACAGAAGACACCAGCTATATATCCACCAGCAAAACTAATACCAAGTTGCATAGATTTGCTGCACTCATTTTTAGGCTTTGGGACTGCATGCTTGTAGATCATCTCCACAATAGTCTCAAAGGACGCAAACTTCATCATTGTATCTGCAATTTTAGATGTTTAATTCTTGATGtccaataaataataactaaacCAAGGTCACTACTAAAAGAACAACAGCACAACCAAATATGCACTAATAAAACAAATACACAGTGGTGTGATAAAATAGGCATTAGGTGAattaccaacaccactcaaaTTTATCCATCCTCTAGAGCCTTAGCAACCAATAGCAGAAAAAACATCATGACATGGAGGACCCAGCCCCTTAATATGTACTGTATTACTTTATATCACAGAGGCCAGAGCTAGATTTCTTACATTCACCTAACTAAAGGGAAGCCATTACCAGAACAAGAAAGAGAGAATAATTTCCATCAGCAATGACAATTAATGACTGCTGCGTCCAAACATAAGCCCTCATCCAGCCATTTTACACTCCCAAACATTCTGGGACCTAGAACCCAATTATAGGAACTATTGCACAATTCTAAATAAGGTGACTGACCCAATATAATAAAacagaaaaggagaaaataatcTCTATTTGTTCTATTTAACAGAGGAAGTAAGAGGCTATTTTGCTCAAACAACTATTCCAAACTAGCACAAGCTCTTTCTGAGGGTAGCGAGGTGAGGTTCGCATTTGGAggtttaattgttttttaagaCAGGTTCAACTAAACAACCATAGGTTTTATGAATTctagcaaacataaaaaaactTCACTCATTTGAGTAATCATACCCCTACTCACATAATTGAATTGCCCAAGTAATAAACAAGTTCTTCAATGATAATTAACAGATGGTTCCACTTACATGGAATCTGACGTCCCCAAAGAGGTACCAAACCTTTGTACAGGCTGCACAGATGtaccaaaatataaaaatctgttCTATAAGGTACATATTAAGGAATGTGCAAAACAAAGATACATAGCATACCCCATGGGACCTTCAGATCTAACAAATTTCGGCAATCCATCTGACAATCCCCTAGCAAAACCAGGCTGTGTCTGAACACGAACCTTTACAGCTTCAAATGGGCAAAGAGCAATATCTGCAATCACTTCAGCAGATGCAGAACCAGCAAGGTATATCAGTGTTTTGTATTTTGCAGCATTTTCTGCTCCCGCAAGGTCAGAGTAGTACTTCTTGAAGAATTCATAGAATCCAAACTTGCATGCACCCTGAGCACTGTAACCTAACAGGGTAGGAACCCATCCCCTGAAGAATCCCCTGGGACCTTGCTCCTTAAGAAGAATGCCAAATCCAGATGATATACTCTTGTATTTCGCAGGGTCAATCTAGTAATTTATACAATTTCGGTCAGTTTAGATGCTTCATGACTAATGTAACGTAAGAAATAGAAACAATACAAGATAAAGTTTCACTAGTGGGATTAGACTAGGTTTGTTGTTGTATAGTTTCAGAGATAAATACAATCTATCCTCCCATGGTCGAGAAAAGCAAAGGGGATAATAGAGGTTGCACTAAGATCTGAAACAATAATTTTCCAATTaaaatcttaaataaaatacaataaggCGTCTTCCTCTCCTCCATCACAGAGGAATGGCCATAACACTACATTAAAAATTTAGATCTAGAAGATGAGCAATAATATACAAGTCAGATCAGATATAGAGAGATAAATAGAAGAATGAGTTGAAATCGTGTGAGAAATGGACAGATCTGCAAATGATATGAACACAATTTGTACCTGCATGTTACATTTGACGAGATCGAGTGGAGTGACAGCCATGTGAGTTAGACCACAACTGAGGATGCCACCGAAGGTACAGGCAGCGTAGAACTGCGGGGAGTACATCTCGATCTTACCAGGTTCGGTAGGTGCCGGAATAAGGAGGTTGTTGTTGGCAGGGGGCAAAACATTGGTGGTTTCTGGAACAGCAAGGGTTTTGGgagttaaagaagaaaaagaagacgtTGGGGAATAGAGAAAGCTGGGAAGAAGGGACTGACGGCGGGAGTTCTCCATTGACAGAGATCGAGATCGAGATCGGAGAAGGCAAATGAAGAAACCTGAAAATCTCGTCTCGCTCTCCGAGTACCTCCTTTTTCTCTTTCGACCTAAAACAATTTCCACTCTTTTATACTGCCCTGTCAACCATTCACTTTGCGTTATAATCACGGAGTGACATATAATATCCCAATTTACCTTTATGAcccaaaacctttttttttaaaatcaaagtaAATGAACCATCCGTCATGTTAGGGTTCGTTCCGCATGCAATATGAAATTAATCgtcatataaaaatataatatgaagtttgaaattttgtttgtacatataatttagatatttttatgtCGTACGTTTTCTTAAAcataaaattttttttataaattgtaaaaattattaaaattgtctCAAGTCTTTATACAATCgtacaaaaaaagtaaaagtttACAAAATCACATATTATACTATCACAAAGTTACTCTAAAAATTATAACATTTATGGGCAGtcttcaataaaagaataaaattgaacACAAGTTGTAGTgtctagtctttaatataattatttcacaTACTATGGAcagttgaacttgcatttctctagagccgtcaatatggaCTAGGCCTGTTGGGTCAGCCTGGTTTAACCGGTGATTTGGTAGGGCTGGACTacgatttttggagcccatttaagaaaaaaacatttttgccCAGCCTGAATAAGCTTGCCGATTTGtagggcttgagaaatatggatagggctGGCCatgggccaaataaaaattaattaaaaaagggaaaagggtcaaaaatgcccttaaggTATTGGAAAtgactcaaaaatacccttcttccATCTATTggatcaaaaatgcccttccATCCACCTATTTggatcaaaaatgcccttagAGTTAAATTTAAGCTTAAAATTACCCTTACCTTTAATAGAAGCTGATGTggcaaacatatattttttaattaaatatgtgaaattattttattggtCCACATATAATTAGACCCACTTTCATTCCCAATCATACCCATCAATCCAAACCCATTTCTAAAAGACCCAACTCTTTCTACCttcatcttcattttcatcttcatcttccttctataaaattatttggaggattaataaaatactatcAAATTCTTTTGGTATTCTTGGATCTTTGAAAAAAGGTTATAAAAATTTCTATATATCATCATTCtctggaaaaaaattaatttacctACTAGTTTTGTGTTAGTGAAGATAAGTGCAATTTAATTTGTACATCAAAACGTATCAAAAGAATGAATGATTTACTGAGATGGGAACAAAAAAATCCTTCATTCAATCTCCCATGGAAGCAAGACACGATTCTACTTTTCATCGAATCGAGCCATATTTATTACATTTCAAGAAAACTGGAACCTCTAACAGTAGAGGAGGAGTTCAATCTCCAATTAGCTCATGAAAGACTTCGAAAATTTATGAGAAATGCTTGGAACATCATATTCTTTTACTGAttgttttgatattattttattaatcttcCAAATAATTTTGTAGAAGAAAGATGAAGAAAGTGAGAGAAAtgggtttgggtttgggttaaTGGATATGAATGATTGTGAATGAAAGTGGGTCTAATTATATGTGGACCAATAAAATAATTccacatatttaattaaaaaatatatatttgccaCATCAACTTCTGTTAAAGGTAAGAGTAATATTAGGCTTAAATTTAACTCTAAGGGCATTTTTGATTCAAATAGGTGGATggaagggcatttttgatccAATAGATGGaagaagggcatttttgaaccatttcCAATACCTTAAGGgtattttgacccttttcccattaaaaaataaaaataaaatagagtattaaaaatgaTAGGAGTCTACactcaaaatttgtttaaagtttgaaatattacaatttaaatacaaattatgtttataaaatatgtactacataaaatgaagttcctaaaatttctagggaatcactacatagcctatggaatattatcatagtttttgtgttttattatgatcattgaaaaacaattaggttaatatttctatttagctatttaggtttttacttgaaatcaaacttaataaatattatatagataattttatatgtgtatttgattaacaagtagtaacactagtcgatatttatgataatatttttaaattataatttaatttaaaaaattataaaaaatatatttttaagaaaagagggtTGGCCCGGCAAAGCCCGTAGCCCACACACTGTGGGCTGGGCCGACCATTTTTCTGGACCACataaaaaatgggctagcccggCCTGGCCCGTCAAATTACAAAGCCTAAATGGGTTAGCCTGGATCGGGTGGGCCAGCCCATATTGACAGTTCTACATTTCTCGATCATATAATTGAGAAGGCAAACCAACATTGTTAattttgagtcatttgttgatcaatttggttagtaaataaattttataaaaaataattgaatttgcTGGAATATAATGTCACAACTCGAGTCTAcatcctggacgtggccggcacttaagaaccattgttggtcaccaagtgaaccctcatcccggctgactacaagcaaaagactaacttaagcatgcaaaagcttaaaactgaataaaattcaattaactcaacttttcaaaactttagctcaaatgaacaacttagaataaaaataatatatccaattcgccataaaataggcacttaagtctttaaaacatttaataaaataaatgaatgatacaaacttctcaactatactgactatctatgaagcctctaactgataaagatggaagtcgggacaagacccacgatatcctgactaaactggaaagtaaatgaaatcttccggaaacaaggaggctcaccatagctaacttgaACACTCCatgatgtatcaacgaagctcctgttaaAGATCTTGAATACACGTGTCTgtatcatgagaagatgcatgccaaatggctcaatacgtgaaatgtacgagcatgtaaggggaattctaaaacataaacataagcttgaaacttgataaaaaagaaacatacttacctcttctcaaacttagtcaactcaaggaatactcaaggatactcaaaactactcaatcTACTAAACTCAGAAGtattcaaggataagatactcaactcaaagatatgatattttactctgggtactcaactcaatataaagcaacaatacacatgcaatatatggaaaactttataaaacaataacacaacttagttcgttaaagaaaatgcaataacaaactcaactttacttgtataataaagtaatatagtttttgtgAGAGTTTTTCTAACGgacaaccatcattatgagtctaagtgatggtacaacgttttacctcacgttgccaaggaTTGTCCTATATCTTGCCatcggtatagaacctgaactactaagtgaaTCTACTAAtatatgctaaaagcatcttaaagagtcatctaaaaagtatgatcatttactacccatgatgactacatggtttatagaaacttgagttatctgaactcgcatccccatatcggtgctcaatactactcccaaaatatacttagctcatatgttagtaaaaacaaaactctttatgtgatttgagataattgctcaaaatcttagctcaaaggctatcttcaAAATTAAGGTTTtctctcttgctttattgtgaaatcatttactctttaactgaaaactagcccaaaggctctttactgaaacactagctcaaaggctcttttgaaaatcacagttttccgttcttatttaaatgtgaaaacattttaaactattttgggaatacatagtcctcatatacttttgaagaaatgaacttcaactttactctttactgaacacaaaacttaagtcttaaaacaaaattaaaacatttgcaaaagacttcttaaaatatggttcatgccgaattatggatgtGAGCGACTcgatgcaaggttttcaataaccatagatagatcttaatacttggaactcaagaacttcactaatactactcatttcaagaatgctcagctcagagttcatgcggaattatgagcatgaactactcaactcaatgattcaaagatacttctcatctcaagactgttcaacttataatgttcatgcgaaattatgagcatgaaataTTCAACTTAAGGACTCTAAGATACTTCTCAAAAGagattaggaactcaacacttaaaggcttagaacttgaagataccacttctctGAAGGATACTCAACTTACGACGTTCATGCGGAGTTATGGGCATGAAGCAACTCGACTCGATGATCTTACAAAACAATATAaaactcatgtatacaactcttctcattatCTAACTTACTccctcaaaacttaactcaaatcgatggttgatctcaaaggattcacaattgaactcaaagacttcttaaactctactcttaactttctcttgaatatgaattatgaattcaagagttatggttcatgatatgaatgatctaggtgatagtgtagactcttgaatacattctcctcactctcatgcttacttactcgagtcttgaaacaaattattagaagttgtagaagactccttaaatgactcaaagggactttctcaacaAATGTTTGAGAGAATTCTTAAGACTTGACTCTCagctctaccttgaatgtgatttatgaattcaaagtTGTGATTTGTGTTAGGAATGATctcgtgatgtttaggagtgtttttagatagttaaacatgaaaaacgatcaagaaatcactgtctggaagtaagtccgcgacgcgaagatgaattaaaataattgatcGCGAAATAACTTTTAAGGTAGAAAGGTCAGTGATCTCTCCGCGATGTGAAGACAATTTTATGAAATAGGGAGGCAGGTCCGTGACGCGGAACCAAGTGCCAGATTtacccgactttttccttcttcgttttctaaccccaaatcgcctaaattcgattcttttgctcaacttttctttagattcagataactgtcacatgtacacaagaatctaactctaaCCCCTCTATAAATCGACATATtaacctcaagaactcctcaatctcagcccaattcaagaacgaaagcaaattcatgaatacataacaagaacatcaaagcttcaacttttagaacgaatttaaagctgaaattaacatgattggcgtgtgggtaaacaaacccaacactatggaaacttacatacctgaaagaaccatCTTCTTGAAGCAACTTGAAGAAAACCCTTTGAAGAAGAATCCTAGCCTTAGCGTTTCTTGAATCCCTTGAGCGTAGAATTTTTTAAGTGGATGAGAGggtttttatttgagaaaactgattttctacacgtttagggcaatttagatgacctcctaagggtttttaggactaaaatacccctaaagaaataattaaaacgaGTTGGGAGTCGGAAAGATCTTTCATCAGGCAGTGAGGTCCGTGTTGGCTCCGCGTCGTGAagctgctgccaggtttgcgCGACGTTAGTAAAAccgtcataactttttactcagagctcgaaattgagcaaactcagtggcgttggaaagataattcgaaGACCTTTCCTAAGGTATCTGGtagaacacctaaatcatcctgatctaggagttatggtcatttgaagtcgatccaaaactcatacttagcttaacttgcaaaatttcagattttgctatttccaattcgattatttttggaactcaaggtgctatgTCTAGTGAcattaacactcaagaaattttaaattccttgcaaaactctcactcactacgaagaacggttcgagtcttagctcaaaagttttctggggTGCTacatataaatgataaagtaggaattgatttgcagtaataataaattttatgttggtgagaatataaatggtttaaaaagtaatgatatgaattataaattttatttacatatgaaataagttgttattagatataaatgtgaggttgtttttacaaaatataaacttgtggatcaatttttgtatatgaaaaatcctaatcatgatttgaaattctcaaatcatgatttttggagaattgaaattccatctcatgatatgaaattatgagatgaaatcaacGTGGTATTGCATGTCCAAAATgcttcatctcataattttataTCGCAATGAAATCACATATCCAAACACCTATTTAGTGTTACTAAAATTGTAATTCGTAATTAGAATTTTACCAATCATCACTCTTTACGTGAATATaattgtttctctttttttatatgcaACCTACCTAAATGGCTAAATATCACATGGATCAATTAATATGACAAAATAAGTGAAATTGCTAATTTGGAGAAATTTAAGCTTGAATTGAAAAGTGAAATAGTCATAAACACAGGACAAAAAATTATGGAAGAAAAATTAGTATTGGCGAGAATTAAATATACTAGTTAGAACTGTCAAAAAGGATCGGCCCAGCCCCACTCGGCCCAAGACTCACGGGCCAAGGAATTTAAAGGGTTAGGGCGGGCTGACCCTTCATTCGGAAGGGCCTGAAAATGCTCAACCCAACCAAACCCTAGAAGGCTGAGGACTGGGGCGGActagccttttttttttcatttttttcttatcaaacttataattctataacatcaagaaaatgagaagattttcaaatcaaatttgcaaaacaatggtgttgttttaataacactagcaaaaagTCTAGTGTAATTAACATGTATCTCGCATATCAGATACGTGAGTGAAATAAGAGAGTGACAACAAAGATTGGAGGGAGGCGAGGGCGCGAGATTTGTCTATGCACcttagatacatgtgaatctacTTGGATAGAATGTATCTAGAATAgattaacctaattttgagtccataCATTTCGAGATACATGTACCTGGACGtaccaaaatctggtaagattcataatattacaacatagtgtgtatttaagtaattagattatatactagtgagaatattgtaagttacccttaaataaaaaattttggcCCATGCGCCAACCCCGGCCCGACCccgatcaagcctcaagggcCAATGGCTTATATGGGCCGCGCTTATAAGCCCTACTTTTAAATGGGCTTGAAAAATCATATCTCAACCCTACCCCAAAATCGAGTTGGGTTGGGCCGGCCCCATGGGCTAGGCCCACTTTGACGGCTCTAATACTAGTTAATCTAAGggtaaattttaggaatcacatagttttaatatgaaatttcaatctatccctttttagtttgtaattatattaatcccttaaaaagtaacacaaaccgcatacataatatgtagctcagatacattaaagagtatctcggatacattataacataaaccggatacattaaaaactatctcggatatataatatgtagctcggatacattaaaaactagctcgaatacattataaaataaatcggatacataatatgtaggtcggatacattaaagaaataagggattttagagAATTTTAGAGGTTTTAAGAAATAGAAGGGGATATTGGAAATAAGGGAAACATAAAAcgtgtatttcagtaatttttccttaatatAATGATAAACGATTTATCATTCTTTACTTACTTAACTATATTGCCActataacaaattttaaaaagtgttaaaatttaaattttcataaattgttTATACAGTAAAATAATACTTCATATTTTATGAGAAGTTCTTGCTTTATCCTATAGAGTCGTATTTGAACCAAGATAATACTCCAAAGATAGTCTTTCGATGTAAATGAGGTTGACTTTGATTTCATAGGGAAGTGACACTGACATTGCAAACAATTAAACTAGTACTCTATATGGTGAATAATTTaagaagttttttattttttatgaatcgATATATAATGCATACATTTCATATTGCTATGATTTAAGTAATTGAGATAAAAATAAGGTAAAAGAGAAGAGCATAAAGAAGCAGACAAGTATGGGCATAACGGTAAACGCAAGTTGGCCTTAAATGGAGGACCTTATCAGTATATTCTTTAGGGGTGTTGTATCGAATATCGATTCAAGCAATTGGAACACTCACCCAACAATTTTGTAGAAAACGTTTACCCACACAACttggaagttttttttttttttttttttgaatatagGCATACGTTAGAATAATAAATGTTCTATTCAATAAGAATATTTCGtaccaaattgagaaaaatgatTGGCATTTCACGTTACTTGCTTAAAATCAACATGTACCCTCTCTATTTGGatggttattattattattattattattattattattattattattattttaataaata
The Solanum stenotomum isolate F172 chromosome 12, ASM1918654v1, whole genome shotgun sequence DNA segment above includes these coding regions:
- the LOC125847847 gene encoding mitochondrial phosphate carrier protein 3, mitochondrial is translated as MENSRRQSLLPSFLYSPTSSFSSLTPKTLAVPETTNVLPPANNNLLIPAPTEPGKIEMYSPQFYAACTFGGILSCGLTHMAVTPLDLVKCNMQIDPAKYKSISSGFGILLKEQGPRGFFRGWVPTLLGYSAQGACKFGFYEFFKKYYSDLAGAENAAKYKTLIYLAGSASAEVIADIALCPFEAVKVRVQTQPGFARGLSDGLPKFVRSEGPMGLYKGLVPLWGRQIPYTMMKFASFETIVEMIYKHAVPKPKNECSKSMQLGISFAGGYIAGVFCAIVSHPADNLVSFLNNAKGATVGDAVKKIGVLGLFTRGLPLRIVMIGTLTGAQWGIYDAFKVFVGLPTTGGVAPAVPADSEVAKV